A genomic region of Nitrosomonas ureae contains the following coding sequences:
- the egtB gene encoding ergothioneine biosynthesis protein EgtB, whose product MKPHFTDGLESSVVYSIFELFKHTRQYSETLIKNLNAEDCQLQSMPDASPVKWHLAHTSWFFEIFLLVPHLPGYKIFNDHFQVLFNSYYNGIGEQFTRSLRGLLARPSLQEILSYRHHVDNYIEDLPSHYAEIPLHLSEILMLGIHHEKQHQELLLMDIKHALSLNPMSPIYSSALENAPRHSAVSPLEWIDFETGIFEMGAKDTGFSFDNEKPRHDRLIQSFRLASRLVTNKEYLAFIEDQGYENPHYWLSDGWSNVKQNDHNAPLYWTKKDDSWYEFTLSGPEPLDLNKPVCHVNYYEANAFAAWADKRLPTEVEWEYASQSENIFGNSGESAHLHPRAAEGDGLLQMTTEAWQWTGSAYMPYQGFKPFTDVAGEYNGKFMVNQIVLRGGSCLTPSQHLRSSYRNFYYPHQSWMMSGIRLAEDDYACRN is encoded by the coding sequence ATGAAACCACACTTTACGGATGGGTTGGAGAGTTCTGTTGTATATTCGATATTCGAGCTGTTCAAACATACGCGGCAATATTCAGAAACGCTCATCAAAAATTTAAACGCAGAAGACTGTCAATTGCAATCCATGCCGGATGCCAGCCCTGTGAAATGGCATTTGGCTCATACTAGCTGGTTTTTCGAGATATTTTTACTGGTACCGCATTTACCCGGGTACAAGATTTTTAATGATCATTTCCAGGTTTTATTCAACTCTTACTATAACGGTATAGGAGAGCAATTCACTCGATCTTTGCGTGGTTTACTCGCGAGACCCAGCTTGCAGGAGATATTAAGTTATCGACATCATGTTGATAATTATATTGAAGACTTGCCTTCTCATTATGCTGAAATACCCCTTCATTTAAGTGAAATTCTGATGTTAGGTATTCATCACGAAAAGCAGCATCAGGAATTATTATTAATGGATATTAAGCACGCACTTTCGCTCAATCCAATGAGTCCAATTTATTCATCAGCACTGGAAAATGCACCTCGCCATAGTGCAGTTTCACCTTTGGAATGGATTGATTTTGAAACAGGCATTTTTGAGATGGGTGCCAAAGATACAGGATTCTCTTTTGATAATGAGAAACCTCGGCATGATCGGTTGATACAAAGTTTCAGATTAGCCTCCCGCTTGGTTACCAATAAGGAATATTTAGCATTTATAGAGGATCAAGGCTACGAGAATCCTCATTATTGGCTTTCTGATGGTTGGTCAAATGTTAAACAGAATGATCACAATGCGCCGCTTTATTGGACAAAAAAAGATGATAGCTGGTACGAATTTACACTGTCGGGTCCAGAACCGCTGGATTTGAATAAGCCGGTCTGTCACGTTAATTATTATGAGGCCAATGCTTTTGCTGCATGGGCTGACAAACGCTTACCTACCGAAGTGGAATGGGAATATGCCAGTCAATCAGAAAATATTTTCGGGAATTCCGGTGAATCTGCGCATTTACACCCCCGGGCAGCTGAAGGCGATGGGCTTTTGCAAATGACAACAGAAGCTTGGCAATGGACAGGTAGTGCTTACATGCCTTATCAAGGTTTTAAACCGTTTACGGATGTGGCAGGCGAGTATAACGGTAAGTTTATGGTAAACCAAATAGTACTGCGTGGTGGGTCATGCTTGACGCCATCGCAGCATTTAAGAAGTAGTTATCGGAATTTTTATTATCCCCACCAATCTTGGATGATGAGTGGAATTCGTCTCGCAGAGGATGATTATGCCTGTCGTAACTGA
- a CDS encoding BON domain-containing protein, producing MTQFNSRFLAFILSIILVSFLSIQSVHASEAGEFIDDAVITTKVKAEIFNDPSLKTFEISVETIKGVVHLSGSVSSQANIDRAVEIARSISGVTAVENTMTVK from the coding sequence ATGACACAATTCAACAGCCGATTCTTGGCTTTTATTTTATCTATTATATTGGTTTCTTTTTTAAGCATTCAGTCCGTCCACGCCAGTGAAGCGGGAGAATTCATTGATGACGCTGTTATCACTACAAAAGTCAAAGCGGAAATTTTCAATGATCCATCGTTGAAGACCTTTGAAATCAGTGTGGAGACTATAAAAGGTGTAGTCCATCTCAGCGGTTCGGTCAGCAGCCAAGCCAACATAGATCGCGCGGTCGAGATTGCACGCAGTATTAGCGGTGTTACAGCCGTCGAGAACACGATGACTGTTAAGTAA
- a CDS encoding DoxX family protein: MNKISQLVARIFLGQIFVISGFLKISGYEGTQGYMEAMGVPGMLLPLVIALEVVGGFAIVTGWQTKRVSMVLAAFTLAAAMIFHSDFSDQIQMIMFMKNMAITGGFMLLMAYGAGAYSIDGYRIRS; encoded by the coding sequence ATGAATAAAATCAGTCAATTGGTCGCACGAATATTCCTGGGTCAGATCTTTGTAATTTCCGGGTTTCTCAAGATCAGTGGATACGAAGGTACACAAGGGTATATGGAGGCGATGGGTGTGCCGGGTATGCTATTGCCGCTGGTGATAGCACTTGAAGTGGTGGGTGGTTTTGCCATTGTGACGGGATGGCAAACCAAGCGGGTGTCGATGGTATTGGCAGCCTTTACTCTGGCGGCTGCGATGATTTTTCACAGTGATTTTTCCGATCAAATTCAGATGATCATGTTTATGAAGAATATGGCGATCACGGGTGGATTTATGTTATTGATGGCTTATGGTGCAGGTGCGTATAGCATTGATGGTTATCGTATTAGATCTTAG
- a CDS encoding pirin family protein: protein MDAIMNSSRIIPAVAVPEGAGVIVHRTIGTPVLRDYDPFLLLDHISSNNPDDYIAGFPSHPHRGFTTFTYIIDGHMMHQDDMGNSGDLRPGSAQWMKAASGIIHSEMPQQENGLLRGFQLWINLPAANKMDPPEYQEYSAEAFPVVETPDYTLKVLIGRFADAHAPIMDNITDVTYFDVQVRPGKHFQHRLPPGKNSLLYVFEGSGQFNAQIVPSHSLVIFDTDDHSFDFIAGKEGARFIVVSGKPIHEPIARHGPFVMNTREEIDQAMWDFQTNTFVRDRAWIKRNR from the coding sequence ATGGACGCAATAATGAATTCTTCACGCATCATTCCTGCAGTGGCAGTTCCGGAAGGTGCCGGAGTTATCGTGCACCGGACGATCGGTACGCCGGTACTGCGCGATTACGATCCATTCCTGCTACTGGATCATATCAGCAGCAATAATCCGGATGATTACATTGCCGGGTTTCCGTCACATCCCCATCGGGGATTCACTACTTTTACGTATATCATTGATGGCCATATGATGCATCAGGATGATATGGGCAATAGCGGTGATCTGCGACCCGGTTCTGCACAATGGATGAAGGCCGCAAGCGGTATTATCCATTCTGAAATGCCGCAGCAGGAAAATGGCCTGCTGCGCGGATTTCAGCTGTGGATTAACCTGCCTGCAGCCAACAAGATGGATCCCCCCGAATATCAGGAATATTCTGCTGAAGCCTTTCCAGTCGTGGAGACTCCGGACTATACGTTGAAGGTTTTGATTGGCCGCTTCGCTGATGCGCATGCACCTATCATGGATAACATTACGGATGTGACTTATTTCGACGTACAAGTACGGCCCGGAAAGCATTTTCAACATCGTTTGCCACCCGGAAAAAATAGCTTGCTTTATGTATTTGAAGGAAGCGGGCAGTTCAATGCGCAAATTGTGCCGTCACACTCCCTTGTTATCTTCGACACTGATGATCATTCGTTTGATTTTATTGCCGGAAAAGAAGGAGCACGATTTATCGTTGTCAGTGGTAAGCCGATTCATGAACCGATTGCGCGTCATGGTCCGTTTGTGATGAATACCCGGGAGGAAATTGATCAGGCCATGTGGGATTTTCAAACCAATACCTTCGTGCGTGATCGTGCCTGGATCAAACGTAATCGATGA
- a CDS encoding LysR family transcriptional regulator, whose product MDRFENMNAFVRVVEAGSISGAADRMDVAKSVVSRRLKELEAHLGVELFHRTTRQMNLTDSGRAFYQQSVRILADILEAEHATSQFHGALKGNLKVAVPLSFGLMHLGPAISEFLQAHPEITFDLDFNDRQVDILTEGFDLAIRIASLPDSSLIARRLASIQAIMCASPSYLARMGEPQSPEELIHHRCLAYNLISNFENWNLYNTEGQLIRIKIVPYLKASNGEFLRDAAVAGSGIILMPTFIVYKEIERGALIPLLTQYTSSQLSTYALYPQTRHLSQRVRAFVDFLIQRFEGAPYWDSCLQNKK is encoded by the coding sequence ATGGATCGATTTGAAAATATGAATGCATTTGTGCGTGTCGTTGAAGCCGGCAGTATCAGCGGCGCTGCGGATCGCATGGATGTGGCAAAGTCAGTGGTTAGCCGGCGTTTGAAAGAGCTTGAAGCGCACCTCGGCGTGGAGTTATTCCATCGTACAACGAGGCAGATGAATTTGACCGACAGTGGACGCGCCTTTTATCAACAATCGGTACGCATTCTTGCCGATATCCTCGAGGCAGAACATGCCACTTCGCAATTTCACGGCGCCCTAAAAGGCAACTTGAAAGTGGCTGTGCCGCTGAGTTTTGGTCTGATGCACCTGGGACCCGCTATCAGTGAATTTTTGCAGGCTCATCCGGAAATCACATTTGACCTGGATTTTAATGATCGTCAAGTGGATATATTGACTGAAGGCTTCGATCTGGCAATTCGTATCGCCAGCCTGCCGGATTCCAGTTTGATTGCCCGCCGTCTCGCCTCTATTCAAGCCATTATGTGTGCGAGCCCTTCATATCTTGCACGCATGGGGGAACCCCAATCGCCGGAAGAACTTATCCATCATCGATGTTTGGCTTACAACTTGATCAGTAATTTTGAAAACTGGAATTTGTACAATACCGAAGGTCAGTTGATCAGAATAAAAATAGTACCTTATTTAAAAGCCAGTAATGGCGAATTTCTTCGCGATGCCGCCGTAGCGGGATCGGGTATCATACTGATGCCGACATTTATCGTATATAAGGAAATCGAACGCGGCGCTTTGATACCGTTACTGACTCAGTACACATCCTCACAGCTCTCTACCTATGCCCTATACCCACAAACCCGTCACCTTTCCCAGCGTGTGCGGGCATTTGTCGATTTTCTGATTCAGCGATTCGAGGGAGCGCCTTATTGGGATTCATGCCTGCAAAACAAGAAGTAA
- a CDS encoding multicopper oxidase family protein yields the protein MASVNYQRRQFLQYAALGAITAAMPGFSLAEIRSAGKTANSAFKADVEIALTAQATDMPILPGARTHVLTYNGKVLNGPQTALRDLPGYLGPILNFERGQKVRIYFHNQLPEPCITHWHGMHVPQVMDGHPMYAIDQGEQYIYEFEVDNPAGTNWYHAHTHELTATQVYQGLGGLITVTDEAERKLELPGGEYDLPLIIQDRSFTQGNQLRYILGMHQRMQGFLGDTILLNGQKDNVIPVKTRAYRLRILNASNARIYKLGWNDGTPLTAIGTDGGLLPKPETFPYIMLAPAERVELWVDFSGRKVGSELILQSLPYQIPSSHMGGMGGRGRMGMMGQAGQHEALSIASFKITERISDSPRLPERLIPMQRWTTSHVTQPDKTVPIAIGMRHMSFQLNGRTFEMENYQDIEKIPVNSLQKIRIFHESGMGMGRMGGGMRGGGMGMMMSQPHPIHIHGQQFQIVSRTPTNPQSDAYNTVKDGFINSGWKDTVLVLPGEEIEIIKPFQDHTGLFLYHCHNLEHEDMGMMRNFWVG from the coding sequence ATGGCCAGCGTAAATTATCAAAGACGGCAATTTCTGCAATATGCCGCGTTAGGCGCAATAACCGCCGCAATGCCCGGCTTCTCGCTGGCTGAAATCCGCTCAGCCGGAAAAACCGCCAATAGTGCTTTCAAGGCCGATGTTGAAATTGCACTCACGGCACAAGCGACTGATATGCCAATTCTTCCCGGTGCCCGTACGCATGTTTTAACATACAACGGAAAAGTGCTCAACGGTCCGCAAACCGCACTAAGAGATCTACCAGGTTATTTGGGTCCGATCCTGAATTTCGAGCGCGGGCAGAAAGTCCGGATATATTTCCATAACCAATTACCGGAGCCTTGCATTACCCATTGGCATGGCATGCACGTGCCGCAGGTGATGGATGGTCATCCGATGTACGCCATCGATCAAGGTGAGCAGTATATTTACGAATTCGAAGTAGACAATCCAGCAGGTACCAACTGGTACCATGCACATACTCACGAATTGACCGCCACGCAGGTTTACCAAGGCTTGGGCGGGTTGATTACCGTAACCGATGAGGCGGAACGAAAACTGGAATTGCCCGGTGGAGAATATGATTTGCCTTTGATCATTCAGGATCGCAGTTTTACACAGGGTAACCAGCTACGCTATATATTGGGTATGCATCAGCGCATGCAAGGGTTTTTGGGCGATACCATTCTGCTCAATGGCCAGAAAGACAACGTGATTCCGGTTAAGACCAGAGCTTACCGACTGAGAATTTTAAATGCATCGAATGCCAGAATTTATAAACTGGGATGGAATGATGGTACACCGCTGACAGCAATCGGTACCGATGGCGGATTACTGCCAAAACCTGAAACATTTCCTTATATCATGCTTGCGCCCGCTGAGCGGGTAGAATTATGGGTTGATTTCAGCGGCCGCAAAGTGGGTTCGGAGCTAATATTGCAAAGCTTACCGTATCAAATCCCCTCATCCCATATGGGAGGAATGGGTGGCAGAGGCAGAATGGGCATGATGGGGCAGGCAGGGCAGCATGAAGCGCTTTCGATTGCATCTTTCAAAATCACTGAGCGCATAAGCGATTCACCCCGATTACCGGAGCGATTAATCCCGATGCAACGCTGGACGACGTCCCATGTAACTCAGCCGGATAAAACCGTACCCATCGCAATCGGCATGCGTCATATGTCGTTTCAGTTGAATGGTAGAACGTTTGAAATGGAAAACTATCAGGACATAGAAAAAATTCCTGTCAATAGCTTACAAAAAATCAGGATATTTCACGAATCCGGTATGGGGATGGGAAGAATGGGCGGCGGCATGCGCGGTGGTGGCATGGGCATGATGATGTCTCAACCTCATCCGATTCACATTCACGGCCAACAATTTCAAATCGTATCGCGCACTCCAACCAATCCACAAAGCGACGCATACAACACCGTTAAAGACGGGTTTATCAATAGCGGTTGGAAGGACACCGTGCTGGTATTGCCAGGGGAAGAAATAGAAATTATTAAGCCATTCCAGGATCATACTGGTTTGTTTCTCTATCACTGCCATAATCTTGAGCATGAAGATATGGGAATGATGCGTAATTTTTGGGTGGGATGA
- a CDS encoding sulfatase: MPYDDPFYNGNIAELDINSVKSAIKFLREKPINPFLLSISFNNPHDITHVNEKTINEFGIPTNPILLPHLASNFYAPDLEFGQASGSTTPPALNSNIGWSNLNFRRHSYQYYRFIETVDNQIGEILEGIKLAGLESNTYLIFTGDHGEMNGSHRRIREFSMYNEALSVPFIIKGPGIPGGVVNRKHLISALDLYPTLCDAAGITTPQGLRGKSALKVLRNFNTPLRKYAFAQIGNFFSRVAVSTRYKYALFLKTHTAYDIPIREAFFDMEADSGETKNLINNLALKPIIDNHRNALNNWMIHTNDPFVTQAVVVD, translated from the coding sequence TTGCCTTACGATGATCCATTTTATAATGGGAACATCGCTGAATTGGACATAAATTCAGTAAAGTCTGCCATCAAGTTTTTAAGAGAAAAACCTATCAACCCCTTTCTGCTTTCAATTTCTTTTAATAATCCACATGATATTACCCATGTTAATGAGAAAACCATAAATGAGTTTGGAATTCCCACTAATCCCATTCTGCTGCCTCATTTGGCAAGCAATTTTTATGCACCGGACCTGGAGTTTGGTCAAGCTAGTGGCAGTACAACTCCCCCCGCTTTAAATTCCAACATAGGATGGAGCAATTTAAATTTTCGCCGGCATTCCTATCAATACTATCGATTCATTGAAACTGTTGATAATCAAATTGGAGAGATTCTTGAAGGGATTAAGTTAGCTGGATTAGAAAGTAACACATACCTGATCTTTACAGGTGATCATGGTGAAATGAATGGATCTCACCGTCGGATAAGAGAATTCTCAATGTACAACGAAGCATTGTCCGTTCCTTTTATCATAAAAGGCCCTGGGATTCCGGGAGGTGTTGTTAATCGGAAGCATTTGATTTCTGCGCTGGATCTCTATCCAACATTATGCGATGCTGCAGGAATTACAACGCCTCAAGGTTTGCGTGGGAAGAGTGCGCTGAAAGTTCTAAGAAATTTTAATACTCCCTTGAGAAAATATGCTTTTGCTCAAATTGGAAACTTTTTCAGCCGAGTAGCTGTAAGTACTCGCTATAAGTATGCTCTTTTCCTCAAGACGCATACTGCATATGATATTCCTATCCGAGAAGCTTTTTTTGATATGGAAGCTGACTCTGGAGAAACCAAAAATTTAATCAATAACCTCGCTCTCAAACCAATAATTGATAATCACCGTAACGCATTAAACAATTGGATGATTCATACTAACGATCCATTTGTGACTCAAGCTGTTGTTGTAGATTAA
- a CDS encoding DUF551 domain-containing protein, translated as MHINWIKCKEQMPQDDDSDIIVSDQGTYYILPSYMISRMCRSAIMNAYEWTPYTEEVWKELTRK; from the coding sequence ATGCACATTAACTGGATCAAATGCAAAGAACAGATGCCGCAGGATGATGATTCAGACATAATTGTTTCAGATCAAGGGACTTATTACATTCTGCCAAGTTACATGATCAGCAGAATGTGTAGATCAGCCATTATGAATGCTTATGAATGGACACCCTATACAGAAGAAGTTTGGAAGGAGTTAACCAGGAAATGA
- a CDS encoding radical SAM protein codes for MNATVLSASEKRHPRSKLWYVTHDDKPRGFIRSHALEELWFHTGTACNLACPFCLEGSKPGDDRLQLMRFDDVKPFIDEAVALGVKQFSFTGGEPFINKDIVHILDYALQYRPCMVLTNATEPLIKRLPQLESLREHSHAAHFRVSLDHFMAHEHDKGRGEGMFSMALDGLCALSDRGFSVSVANQKISGLPASKVANCFSEVFRGAGLPEDLPRIEFPEFYPPNTTVPAPQITQSCMVDYQTESTRREFMCAFSRMVVKNAGECKVYACTLVDDDADYALGKTLTESLQEPISMKHHRCYSCFRFGASCSEMK; via the coding sequence ATGAATGCTACCGTCTTATCCGCATCCGAAAAGCGCCATCCCCGTTCCAAGTTATGGTACGTCACCCACGATGATAAGCCGCGTGGCTTTATCCGTTCCCATGCTTTAGAGGAACTATGGTTTCATACCGGTACCGCATGTAATCTGGCTTGCCCTTTTTGCCTGGAAGGATCAAAACCGGGTGATGATCGTTTGCAGCTTATGCGTTTCGATGATGTTAAACCGTTTATTGACGAAGCGGTAGCTTTGGGTGTTAAGCAATTTTCCTTTACCGGAGGGGAGCCGTTCATTAATAAAGACATAGTGCACATACTTGATTATGCATTACAGTATCGCCCTTGCATGGTATTGACCAACGCTACGGAACCACTGATTAAGCGTTTACCGCAATTGGAATCATTGCGTGAGCATTCCCATGCTGCGCATTTCCGGGTTAGTTTAGATCATTTTATGGCGCATGAACATGATAAAGGCCGTGGTGAAGGAATGTTTTCGATGGCATTGGACGGGTTATGTGCTTTGAGCGATAGGGGATTCAGTGTATCCGTGGCTAATCAGAAAATTTCCGGTTTGCCGGCAAGTAAAGTGGCCAACTGTTTTTCCGAGGTATTTCGCGGTGCGGGCTTGCCGGAAGATTTGCCGCGAATTGAATTTCCTGAATTCTATCCCCCCAATACCACAGTTCCTGCTCCTCAGATTACGCAAAGTTGCATGGTGGATTATCAGACCGAATCGACCCGACGTGAATTCATGTGCGCTTTCAGCCGTATGGTGGTAAAAAATGCCGGTGAATGCAAGGTCTATGCGTGTACGCTGGTTGATGATGATGCCGATTATGCATTGGGGAAAACATTGACTGAGAGTCTGCAAGAACCGATCAGTATGAAGCATCATCGCTGCTACAGTTGTTTCCGGTTTGGTGCTTCATGCAGTGAGATGAAATGA
- a CDS encoding methyltransferase domain-containing protein — MQESVQKYYGETLTGTQDLLTNACCTDAGLPYFVKPLLNRVHAEVRARYYGCGLVLPELLEGLAILDLGCGAGRDVYVLAQLVGEKGRIVGVDMTEEQLTVARQHEKYHQKAFGYKRSNVCFLQGYIERLHELELADASMDLIVSNCVINLAPDKAAVLREAFRVLKPGGELYFSDVYSDRRIPSALVHDPVLYGECLSGALYWNDFLQLARKNGFSDPRLIDDRSIGINNPELSEKIGNIRFYSATYRLFKLHDLEPACEDHGQAVVYRGTIPHYPHAFRLDKHHFIETAKQFPVCGNTWRMLHDTRFREHFDFYGNFDRHFGIFPGCGMGIPFADATTGEQISGCC, encoded by the coding sequence ATGCAAGAGAGCGTGCAAAAATATTATGGCGAAACGCTCACGGGTACTCAGGATTTATTGACGAATGCATGTTGCACTGATGCCGGGCTGCCGTATTTTGTAAAGCCACTGTTGAACCGGGTGCATGCAGAAGTGCGAGCACGCTATTATGGCTGCGGCTTGGTGCTGCCTGAATTACTGGAGGGATTAGCCATTCTGGATTTGGGGTGCGGTGCAGGAAGGGATGTATATGTGCTGGCGCAGTTGGTCGGAGAGAAAGGACGAATTGTCGGCGTGGATATGACGGAGGAGCAATTGACGGTTGCACGTCAGCATGAAAAATATCATCAGAAAGCCTTTGGTTACAAACGCAGCAATGTGTGCTTCCTGCAAGGGTATATCGAACGATTGCACGAACTTGAGTTGGCGGATGCCAGCATGGATTTGATCGTATCGAATTGCGTTATTAATCTGGCGCCGGATAAGGCGGCAGTATTACGTGAAGCCTTTCGCGTGTTGAAGCCTGGGGGTGAATTGTATTTTTCCGATGTTTACAGCGATCGCCGTATCCCATCGGCATTGGTGCATGATCCGGTGTTGTATGGCGAATGCTTGAGCGGGGCACTCTATTGGAATGACTTTTTGCAATTGGCACGCAAGAATGGCTTTTCCGATCCGCGTTTGATCGATGATCGATCAATTGGCATTAATAATCCTGAATTATCAGAAAAGATCGGTAATATTCGTTTTTATTCCGCAACATATAGACTGTTCAAATTGCACGATCTGGAACCGGCTTGTGAGGATCATGGGCAAGCGGTGGTATATCGAGGCACGATTCCTCATTACCCTCATGCTTTCCGGTTGGATAAGCATCATTTCATTGAAACAGCTAAGCAGTTTCCAGTATGTGGCAATACCTGGCGCATGCTGCATGACACGCGATTCAGGGAGCATTTCGATTTTTATGGCAACTTTGACCGGCACTTCGGTATTTTTCCAGGTTGTGGCATGGGCATTCCGTTTGCTGATGCAACTACTGGTGAGCAGATCAGCGGGTGCTGTTGA
- a CDS encoding TIGR04283 family arsenosugar biosynthesis glycosyltransferase, producing the protein MVKCSVIIPCYHDDGKLARLLEQLQQLPDKPCEIIVVDAANSACCLNICKRFKVQRLVSEPCRGQQLRIGAMQATGDVLWFLHADAQLSTDSVRAISGALAQGAIGGYFHFRFAKPRAWQAFILEPAIALRCRFGVPYGDQGIFIKRSVYQQTDGHAPWPLFEEVPLVRSARRCGKFVSLSEPIFIDSRRWQRDGWWRRTWHNRRLAWNFMCGARPQELAARYRSKIGS; encoded by the coding sequence ATGGTTAAATGTAGTGTCATTATTCCTTGCTACCATGATGATGGGAAATTAGCGCGTTTACTGGAGCAATTGCAGCAATTACCGGATAAACCATGCGAAATTATTGTTGTTGATGCTGCCAATAGCGCCTGCTGCTTAAATATTTGTAAGCGGTTCAAGGTGCAGCGGTTGGTGAGTGAGCCTTGCCGCGGGCAGCAATTGCGCATTGGTGCAATGCAGGCCACGGGTGATGTACTGTGGTTTTTGCATGCGGATGCGCAACTATCAACCGATTCAGTCCGAGCGATATCAGGCGCGCTAGCACAAGGTGCGATCGGTGGATATTTTCATTTCCGCTTTGCCAAACCGCGTGCGTGGCAAGCTTTTATCCTGGAGCCCGCGATTGCGCTGCGATGCCGTTTCGGTGTTCCTTACGGTGATCAAGGAATTTTTATCAAGCGTTCAGTTTATCAACAAACCGACGGGCATGCGCCTTGGCCGTTATTCGAGGAAGTGCCTTTGGTGCGATCAGCCCGCCGTTGTGGTAAGTTTGTATCTTTGTCCGAGCCTATTTTTATAGATTCGCGTCGTTGGCAGCGTGATGGCTGGTGGCGGCGTACCTGGCATAATCGTAGACTGGCCTGGAATTTTATGTGTGGCGCCAGACCGCAGGAACTTGCCGCAAGATATCGTTCTAAAATTGGTTCGTGA
- a CDS encoding TIGR04282 family arsenosugar biosynthesis glycosyltransferase — translation MSKVILVLLCKRPAIGIGKQRLAASLGAQAARQVADALLACALEDVSAWPGPVVIAPADQGDVKWVQALSLPTHFPVTVMPQVTGNLGQRLNALDRALRVQGEEQLVFIGSDAPGLTSVDYDAACGALQHHDIVLIPALDGGVVLMANRCAWPNLSVLPWSSDCLGISLIDICRNAGKSVTTIKQGQDVDELKDLIKLGNLLRQDKRPARRMLLELVDTIVSSPEIPYG, via the coding sequence ATGAGCAAAGTTATTCTTGTTTTACTGTGCAAGCGACCGGCTATCGGAATCGGTAAGCAAAGACTGGCTGCGAGCTTGGGTGCACAAGCAGCCCGGCAAGTTGCTGATGCATTATTGGCTTGTGCGCTGGAAGATGTAAGTGCATGGCCGGGTCCGGTAGTAATTGCCCCCGCCGATCAGGGTGATGTGAAGTGGGTGCAAGCCTTATCACTGCCAACCCATTTTCCGGTAACTGTTATGCCCCAGGTGACGGGAAATCTGGGGCAACGGCTCAATGCGCTAGATCGGGCATTGCGTGTACAAGGCGAAGAGCAATTAGTATTTATTGGCAGTGACGCGCCGGGCTTGACCAGTGTAGATTATGATGCAGCCTGTGGCGCATTGCAGCATCATGATATCGTATTGATTCCGGCCCTGGATGGCGGTGTCGTGCTGATGGCAAATCGATGTGCATGGCCAAACTTGAGCGTTTTGCCATGGAGCAGTGATTGCTTGGGGATCTCTTTGATAGACATTTGCCGCAATGCAGGAAAATCCGTGACGACGATAAAACAAGGTCAGGATGTCGATGAGCTGAAGGATCTGATAAAGTTGGGCAATTTGCTGCGACAGGATAAGCGGCCTGCACGCCGTATGTTATTGGAACTTGTTGATACGATTGTTTCATCTCCCGAAATACCTTATGGTTAA